The following are encoded together in the Streptomyces sp. NBC_00358 genome:
- the chpG gene encoding chaplin ChpG, producing MSRIAKGLALTSVAAAAVAGTAGIAAADSGAHGAAAHSPGVLSGNVLQVPVHVPVNVCGNTINVIGLLNPAFGNTCLNG from the coding sequence ATGTCGCGTATCGCGAAGGGCCTGGCCCTGACCTCCGTTGCCGCTGCCGCTGTGGCCGGCACCGCCGGTATCGCCGCCGCCGACAGCGGCGCGCACGGCGCGGCCGCCCACTCCCCGGGCGTCCTGTCGGGCAACGTCCTGCAGGTTCCCGTTCACGTGCCGGTCAACGTCTGCGGCAACACCATCAACGTGATTGGTCTGCTGAACCCCGCGTTCGGCAACACCTGCCTCAACGGCTGA
- a CDS encoding tyrosinase family oxidase copper chaperone: MGGIALTRRGAMRGLFVSAVGVALAPVVAASRPPRRFHPGSLSFDEVYRGRHILGTKGGSDGRAAYAGGDWQVTVDGRPLHLMRRADGSYLSMVDHYESYPTPLAAVRAAVDELGPAENLRAMEGMEGMDGMAGGARRTGRGKNGAEGNGHHHGVHA, encoded by the coding sequence GTGGGTGGAATCGCGCTGACCCGGCGTGGTGCGATGCGGGGGCTGTTCGTGTCGGCCGTCGGCGTCGCGCTGGCCCCCGTCGTCGCGGCCTCGCGGCCGCCGCGCCGGTTCCACCCCGGGAGCCTCTCCTTCGACGAGGTCTACCGCGGCCGGCACATCCTCGGCACGAAGGGCGGTTCGGACGGCCGGGCCGCGTACGCCGGCGGCGACTGGCAGGTCACGGTGGACGGCCGGCCGCTGCATCTGATGCGCCGCGCGGACGGCAGCTATCTCAGCATGGTGGACCACTACGAGTCCTATCCGACACCGCTGGCGGCGGTCCGCGCGGCCGTCGACGAACTGGGCCCCGCCGAGAACCTCAGGGCCATGGAGGGCATGGAGGGCATGGACGGCATGGCGGGCGGCGCTCGGAGGACCGGCAGGGGCAAGAACGGTGCGGAGGGGAACGGCCACCACCATGGTGTACACGCGTAA
- a CDS encoding chaplin: MSRIAKAAAVVVGTGAVALSGAGLAMADAGAQGGAVGSPGVLSGNVIQVPVHVPVNVCGNTIDIVGLLNPAFGNTCVNGDGHHKDHHKDKHKNKSKNKHSGYGN, from the coding sequence ATGTCTCGCATCGCGAAGGCCGCCGCCGTCGTCGTCGGCACGGGTGCCGTGGCGCTCAGCGGGGCCGGTCTGGCCATGGCTGACGCCGGCGCCCAGGGCGGGGCCGTCGGCTCCCCCGGTGTCCTTTCGGGCAACGTCATCCAGGTTCCCGTGCACGTTCCGGTCAATGTGTGCGGCAACACGATCGACATCGTCGGTCTGCTGAACCCGGCCTTCGGCAACACCTGCGTGAACGGCGATGGTCACCACAAGGACCACCACAAGGACAAGCACAAGAACAAGAGCAAGAACAAGCACAGCGGCTACGGCAACTGA
- a CDS encoding tyrosinase family protein → MVYTRKNVSTLTSTERRRFVGAMLEVKRRGEYDEFVRRHIDYYVSDGDGGLRAAHMAPSFLPWHRCFLLDLEQVLQRVDSGVSMPYWDWTRDRTATSVPWTKDLLGGNGRRSDKQVMTGPFAYAQGKWTIKEGVTDGAFLMRQFGRPSKPIQLPTPAALNSALADPVYDTAPFDSTSTRGFRNRLEGWGNGPGNATWGNHNRVHRWVGGHMLGGASVNDPVFWLHHAFVDLQWSRWQKRHRGARYLPERPPGAHDSQYRRIVARHEKMPPWGVTPEAMEDHSHIYRYA, encoded by the coding sequence ATGGTGTACACGCGTAAGAACGTCAGCACCCTCACGAGCACGGAGCGGCGCCGCTTCGTCGGCGCGATGCTTGAGGTCAAACGGCGCGGGGAGTACGACGAGTTCGTCCGGAGGCACATCGACTACTACGTCTCCGACGGCGACGGCGGACTGCGCGCGGCCCACATGGCGCCCTCGTTCCTGCCCTGGCACCGGTGCTTCCTGCTGGACCTGGAGCAGGTGCTGCAACGCGTGGACTCCGGGGTCAGCATGCCGTACTGGGACTGGACGCGAGACCGTACGGCGACCTCGGTGCCGTGGACCAAGGACCTGCTCGGCGGCAACGGGCGCCGATCGGACAAGCAGGTCATGACCGGGCCCTTCGCCTACGCGCAGGGCAAGTGGACGATCAAGGAGGGGGTGACCGACGGCGCTTTCCTCATGCGCCAGTTCGGCCGCCCGAGCAAGCCGATCCAACTGCCCACACCGGCCGCGCTGAACTCCGCCCTGGCCGACCCCGTCTACGACACCGCGCCCTTCGACTCGACGTCCACCCGCGGTTTCCGGAACCGGCTGGAGGGTTGGGGAAACGGACCGGGCAACGCCACGTGGGGCAACCACAACCGGGTCCACCGCTGGGTCGGAGGCCACATGCTGGGCGGTGCCTCCGTCAACGACCCCGTCTTCTGGCTGCACCACGCCTTCGTCGACCTCCAGTGGTCCCGCTGGCAGAAGCGGCACCGCGGAGCGCGCTATCTGCCCGAGCGGCCCCCGGGCGCGCACGACTCCCAGTACCGCCGCATCGTCGCCCGGCACGAGAAGATGCCCCCGTGGGGCGTGACGCCGGAAGCGATGGAGGACCACAGCCACATCTACCGGTACGCGTAG
- a CDS encoding vitamin K epoxide reductase family protein: MTAAAGRGAGGGGAPVRATGSGRAFALLLVITGAAGLLAAWVITIDKFKLLENPNFVPGCSLNPVVSCGNIMKSEQASAFGFPNPMLGLVAYSVVICVGVSLLTGAGFPRWYWLTFNAGTLFGVGFCTWLQFQSFYRINSLCLWCCLAWVATIIMFWYVTSFNVRNDFLPAPEWLKGFLAEFTWVLPVLHIGVIGMLILTRWWDFWTS, from the coding sequence ATGACGGCCGCCGCGGGACGGGGGGCGGGCGGTGGCGGTGCGCCCGTGCGCGCCACCGGCAGCGGCCGTGCCTTCGCCCTGCTGCTGGTGATCACGGGGGCGGCCGGTCTGCTCGCCGCCTGGGTCATCACGATCGACAAGTTCAAGCTGCTGGAGAACCCGAACTTCGTCCCGGGGTGCAGCCTCAACCCGGTGGTCTCCTGCGGCAACATCATGAAGAGCGAACAGGCCTCGGCCTTCGGTTTCCCCAACCCGATGCTCGGCCTGGTGGCGTACAGCGTGGTGATCTGTGTCGGCGTGAGTCTGCTGACCGGTGCCGGATTCCCGCGCTGGTACTGGCTGACGTTCAACGCGGGCACGCTCTTCGGCGTCGGATTCTGCACCTGGCTCCAGTTCCAGTCGTTCTACCGGATCAATTCGCTGTGCCTGTGGTGCTGTCTGGCATGGGTCGCCACGATCATCATGTTCTGGTACGTCACATCCTTCAACGTACGGAACGATTTTCTGCCTGCCCCGGAATGGCTGAAGGGATTCCTCGCGGAATTCACCTGGGTGCTCCCGGTGCTGCACATCGGCGTCATCGGAATGCTGATCCTCACCCGCTGGTGGGATTTCTGGACGAGTTGA
- a CDS encoding chaplin, with the protein MNNAKKAALIIATAGMAAGAAAGAAVADSGAEGAAVGSPGVLSGNVIQVPVHVPVNVCGNTVDVVGLLNPAFGNVCANH; encoded by the coding sequence ATGAACAATGCCAAGAAGGCCGCGCTGATTATCGCCACCGCCGGAATGGCCGCGGGCGCCGCCGCGGGTGCCGCTGTCGCGGACTCCGGTGCCGAAGGTGCCGCGGTCGGTTCCCCGGGCGTTCTGTCGGGCAACGTCATCCAGGTTCCCGTGCACGTTCCGGTCAATGTCTGCGGCAACACGGTCGACGTGGTCGGTCTACTGAACCCGGCGTTCGGCAACGTCTGCGCCAACCACTGA
- a CDS encoding DUF5949 family protein translates to MTSTSSEMRPLRVADLGTLAVMAFSGEAPDGDMPYLLAYSLGDGEGGPEGSAAAIRQLLIDNGLPVGDTLIDGSRQPGLPLTLLVEAGQAVVSMPHLNAQCIAPPEWLAAAAERGYAYFLFATRAWPVAEPGKPVAPEDLTAFAGDEDTLLSAAHVLLPARSLRG, encoded by the coding sequence GTGACCTCAACCTCAAGCGAAATGCGCCCTCTTCGGGTCGCCGATCTCGGCACGCTCGCCGTCATGGCTTTCAGCGGTGAAGCCCCCGACGGCGACATGCCCTATCTCCTCGCCTACTCCCTGGGCGACGGCGAAGGCGGCCCCGAAGGATCCGCGGCCGCCATCCGGCAGCTCCTGATCGACAACGGACTGCCCGTGGGCGACACGCTCATCGACGGTTCCCGGCAGCCGGGCCTGCCGCTCACCCTGCTCGTCGAGGCCGGTCAGGCCGTCGTCAGCATGCCGCACCTCAACGCCCAGTGCATCGCGCCACCGGAGTGGCTCGCCGCCGCGGCGGAACGCGGATACGCCTACTTCCTGTTCGCCACCCGCGCCTGGCCCGTGGCCGAGCCCGGCAAGCCCGTCGCCCCCGAGGACCTCACGGCCTTCGCGGGCGACGAGGACACCCTGCTCAGCGCGGCGCACGTACTGCTGCCCGCGCGCAGCCTCCGCGGCTGA
- a CDS encoding D-2-hydroxyacid dehydrogenase family protein: MRLRCAVLDDYQNVATEIADWSPVADAVDVTSFGRHFADEDALAAALAEFDIVVTLRERVPFPASLLARLPELKLLIASGMRNTVIDYAAAEAHGVTVCGTPSSSTPPVELTWALLLGLAKGIVTEHNAVRAGGPWQSTVGADLHGRRLGLLGLGKIGGRVAQVGLAFGMRVGAWSQNLTAERAAEVGVELASSKEELLAGSDFVSVHLALGDRTRGLVGPAELALLKPTAFLVNTSRSAIVDQDALLAALHAGRIAGAGLDVFDVEPLPAGHPMRSAPRLLTTPHLGYVSRSNYETYYGAAVEDIRAFLAGAPLRRLG; this comes from the coding sequence ATGCGACTTCGCTGTGCCGTGCTGGACGACTATCAGAACGTCGCGACCGAGATCGCCGACTGGTCGCCGGTCGCGGACGCCGTGGACGTCACGAGCTTTGGCCGGCACTTCGCCGACGAGGACGCGCTGGCCGCCGCGCTGGCGGAGTTCGACATCGTCGTCACGTTGCGCGAACGCGTTCCCTTCCCGGCGTCCCTGCTGGCCCGGCTGCCCGAACTGAAGCTGCTGATCGCTTCCGGCATGCGCAACACGGTGATCGACTACGCGGCCGCCGAGGCGCACGGGGTGACCGTGTGCGGCACCCCGAGTTCCTCGACACCCCCGGTCGAGCTGACCTGGGCGCTGCTCCTCGGGCTCGCGAAGGGGATCGTCACGGAGCACAACGCGGTGCGGGCGGGCGGCCCCTGGCAGAGCACCGTCGGCGCCGATCTGCACGGCCGCCGGCTCGGTCTGCTCGGGCTGGGCAAGATCGGTGGCCGGGTGGCGCAGGTGGGCCTCGCCTTCGGGATGCGGGTCGGCGCCTGGAGCCAGAACCTGACCGCGGAGCGCGCCGCCGAGGTCGGGGTCGAACTGGCCTCCTCCAAGGAGGAGTTGCTGGCCGGAAGCGACTTCGTCTCGGTCCACCTCGCGCTCGGCGACCGCACCCGGGGCCTGGTCGGGCCCGCCGAGCTGGCCCTGCTGAAGCCGACCGCCTTCCTCGTCAACACCTCGCGCTCGGCGATCGTCGACCAGGACGCGCTGCTGGCCGCGCTGCACGCGGGGCGGATCGCCGGAGCGGGTCTCGACGTGTTCGACGTCGAGCCGCTGCCCGCCGGCCACCCGATGCGCTCGGCCCCCCGGCTTCTGACCACCCCGCACCTCGGCTATGTGTCGCGTTCCAACTACGAGACGTACTACGGCGCGGCGGTCGAGGACATCCGGGCGTTCCTGGCGGGCGCGCCGCTGCGCCGGCTCGGCTGA